A stretch of the Haloplanus aerogenes genome encodes the following:
- a CDS encoding dCTP deaminase/dUTPase family protein — protein MSDASTDLLTAVDGLLHEETQVHDTGIDLTVSEVSVVDEAGRVDFGGGELEPARMRSHETRKRRPEDDYEWWHLDSGTYLLTYNESLATDRPLLLQTREAVLERGASHPTRVVTSLPRMPLSVSDGGLYLKENARVSTLRPYSAQSGR, from the coding sequence ATGAGCGACGCCAGTACCGACCTGCTGACCGCGGTCGACGGCCTCCTGCACGAGGAGACGCAGGTCCACGACACGGGGATCGATCTCACCGTGAGCGAGGTGTCCGTCGTCGACGAGGCGGGGCGAGTCGACTTCGGGGGCGGCGAACTCGAACCCGCGCGGATGCGGTCCCACGAGACCCGCAAGCGGCGGCCCGAAGACGACTACGAGTGGTGGCACCTCGATAGCGGGACGTACCTGCTCACCTACAACGAATCGCTGGCGACGGATCGGCCACTCCTCCTCCAGACCCGCGAGGCGGTGCTGGAACGGGGAGCGTCACACCCGACGCGGGTTGTCACGTCGCTCCCGCGGATGCCGCTCTCGGTGAGCGACGGCGGCCTCTACCTGAAGGAGAACGCGCGGGTGTCGACGCTGCGCCCCTACTCCGCCCAGTCCGGGCGATAG
- a CDS encoding ATP-binding protein, whose product MSDPALEVVEFLLTAHVYTDDRSLDENDLPPRYRRVFWADEDDETETEDDEVAGGIERPLVVTERTARQATGVEHPWEAISDLLFTEKENFSGRISLTQPDMAIDWVVERADRDRLATNPTLASVVEDRDDVDVTLAEAREQTRPIHADRVWIDSLLDAYFDEDDDAEMLDLVQVRAPEEIEMTLDDLVLTADQEGEIQKIVKAIEHREYLAEIGLREIGKLLFVGPPGTGKTTASRALAHELGLPFVEVKLSMITSQYLGETAKNVEKTFEVAKRLSPCILFIDEFDSVAKTRRSDEHAALKRAVNTLLKSIDDISLIRDEVLLIGATNHPDQLDAAAWRRFDEIVNFPKPDRGMRSDILHVITRRMDIAEFDPDEVADRTEGLTGSDLRMVLREAVLEALTEERTTLTQEDVLDAVEDFEERDNLKNMDMIDGDSDALVAGDGGHADHDHDH is encoded by the coding sequence ATGAGTGACCCGGCTCTCGAAGTCGTCGAGTTCCTGCTGACTGCGCACGTCTACACGGACGATCGGAGCCTCGACGAGAACGATCTGCCGCCACGCTATCGGCGCGTGTTCTGGGCCGACGAAGACGACGAAACCGAAACCGAGGACGACGAGGTCGCGGGCGGGATCGAGCGCCCCCTCGTCGTGACCGAGCGCACCGCCCGACAGGCGACGGGCGTCGAACACCCCTGGGAGGCGATCTCCGACCTGCTCTTTACCGAGAAGGAGAACTTCTCCGGCCGCATCTCCCTCACCCAGCCCGACATGGCGATCGACTGGGTGGTCGAACGGGCCGACCGCGACCGACTGGCGACCAACCCCACGCTCGCGTCGGTGGTCGAGGACCGCGACGACGTGGACGTGACGCTCGCGGAGGCGCGCGAACAGACCCGCCCGATCCACGCCGACCGCGTCTGGATCGACAGCCTGCTCGACGCCTACTTCGACGAGGACGACGACGCCGAGATGCTCGATCTCGTGCAGGTTCGCGCCCCCGAGGAGATCGAGATGACGCTCGACGACCTCGTCCTCACCGCGGATCAGGAAGGGGAGATTCAGAAGATCGTCAAGGCCATCGAACACCGCGAGTACCTCGCGGAGATCGGCCTTCGTGAGATCGGCAAACTCCTCTTCGTCGGGCCGCCGGGGACGGGCAAAACGACCGCCTCTCGCGCGCTCGCGCACGAACTTGGCCTGCCGTTCGTCGAGGTGAAGCTATCGATGATCACCAGCCAGTACCTCGGCGAGACGGCGAAAAACGTCGAGAAGACCTTCGAGGTGGCCAAGCGGCTCTCGCCGTGTATCCTCTTTATCGACGAGTTCGACTCCGTCGCCAAGACCCGCCGCTCGGACGAACACGCGGCGCTCAAGCGCGCGGTCAACACGCTGCTCAAGAGCATCGACGACATCAGCCTCATCCGGGACGAGGTGCTCCTGATCGGCGCGACCAACCACCCCGATCAACTCGACGCCGCGGCGTGGCGCCGCTTCGACGAAATCGTCAACTTCCCCAAGCCGGACCGGGGGATGCGCTCCGACATCCTCCACGTCATCACGCGACGGATGGACATCGCCGAGTTCGACCCGGACGAAGTGGCCGACCGGACCGAGGGGCTCACTGGGAGCGACCTCCGGATGGTCCTCCGCGAGGCGGTGCTGGAAGCGCTCACCGAGGAGCGCACGACGCTCACTCAGGAGGACGTCCTCGACGCCGTCGAGGACTTCGAGGAACGGGACAACCTGAAGAACATGGACATGATCGACGGCGACTCCGACGCGCTGGTGGCTGGCGACGGCGGGCACGCCGACCACGATCACGACCACTAG